Proteins encoded together in one Chryseobacterium taklimakanense window:
- a CDS encoding pseudouridine synthase — translation MSRDNNSDRSRRPRISRATSSDAGKSRVPRSEKPREKREPKDPGTPHDAKLFTKGEAKSFERSYAPKRGGKNFDTRDKYEKGNLKYGKKPFKKFDGKDEDKNKRFVHQRRLQKIEKDIHKDTIRLNKYIANSGICSRREADELITQGLVEVNGKVVTEMGYQVQKTDRVVFDGQSITPEKPVYVVLNKPKGYISTTKDEKARKTVMDLVANASPYRLFPVGRLDRTTTGLILLTNDGHLTKKLTHPSFNVRKIYHVTLDRKLSVEDLRAIAEGIRLEEGVAEVDSISFIEGKPKNEVGIEIHIGWNRVIRRIFQRLGYEVESLDRVMFAGLTKKNIKRGHWRILTELEVNNLKML, via the coding sequence ATGAGCCGGGATAATAACTCAGACAGATCAAGACGACCAAGAATTTCGAGAGCGACATCATCAGATGCCGGAAAATCCCGTGTTCCAAGATCCGAAAAACCGAGAGAAAAAAGGGAGCCGAAGGATCCGGGAACTCCGCATGACGCAAAACTTTTTACCAAAGGTGAAGCTAAATCTTTCGAAAGAAGCTATGCACCAAAGCGTGGCGGGAAAAACTTTGACACCCGGGATAAATACGAAAAAGGTAATCTGAAATACGGTAAAAAACCTTTCAAGAAGTTTGATGGTAAAGACGAAGACAAAAATAAACGTTTCGTTCACCAACGCCGCCTGCAAAAGATTGAAAAGGATATCCATAAGGACACCATCCGTCTCAATAAATATATCGCCAATTCCGGAATATGCAGCAGGAGAGAAGCGGATGAGCTGATCACACAGGGGCTTGTAGAAGTTAACGGAAAAGTGGTTACAGAAATGGGATACCAGGTGCAGAAAACCGACCGTGTCGTTTTTGACGGGCAAAGCATCACCCCTGAAAAACCGGTTTATGTGGTACTCAATAAGCCTAAAGGCTACATTTCAACCACCAAAGACGAAAAAGCCAGAAAAACTGTAATGGATCTTGTGGCTAACGCATCGCCATACCGTCTTTTTCCGGTGGGAAGGCTGGACCGTACTACGACCGGCCTAATCCTTTTAACCAATGACGGGCATTTAACAAAAAAACTTACTCATCCATCCTTTAATGTAAGAAAGATCTATCACGTCACACTCGACAGAAAACTTTCTGTAGAAGATTTACGGGCTATTGCCGAGGGAATCAGGCTGGAGGAAGGTGTTGCCGAAGTTGACAGCATTTCATTCATCGAAGGCAAACCCAAAAATGAAGTCGGCATTGAAATCCACATCGGCTGGAACCGTGTAATCCGCCGTATTTTCCAGAGACTGGGCTACGAAGTTGAATCGCTTGACAGAGTAATGTTTGCCGGCCTTACCAAGAAGAACATCAAACGCGGACACTGGAGAATTTTAACTGAACTTGAAGTGAACAATTTGAAAATGCTTTAA
- a CDS encoding PD-(D/E)XK nuclease family protein: MQNSFLNRIITELLFQNKDLSQFTIVLPGKRPVVFIKRILAEKEYSGLLPDFLTIEELIQKIAGQQQIQGIALWLFAFEVYRNIYEEDFSNFLKWFQTLLKDWDDILKFADDEREVLDYMFAEERIKNWGENLGEHTETRKRNLDFWRKMNVFLPELKKKLHEKGWATSGMIHKIARENIENFTQNTQDKLVFCGFNAFTPVEESLVRNLLQWDKAQCFFQADQYYIQDERQEAGKFLRKHRNWKEFNENRDFKWIDAEFSHPKNIKVFEVSGNITQTKVLPEIFKEIHSENLSDTAVVLLDENLLPASLDALNSVENLNITMGFPLKNLAFSNAVKHIFYIQKQLEKNTGSYYYNDILAVLEALPNDKGDAEIISKFNAEITERNMVYLSASRLQEMLGNLSFFELFQKAENAPQYLDLLVKFCLKLKFKNLDDIQFENISHFEKSFRIIKNQISTYTFPIKMETLEVLINNLVNTETIDFKGEPLQGLQIMGLLETRLLNFKNVIMLSVNEGKLPLGNSQNTYLPFDVREKHKLHTFLENDSIYAYHFYRLIQESENVYLMYNALTSGVNTGEKSRFITQLEMENPHRIEEIIIENTSEPVDAQPIKIIKTSSVLERLEEWKESVSASHLTGYLYDPVQFYLNYVLKTRESDEIEEELSQRNYGNLVHFSLQVLYERIKGKVLTEKDLHDLITQIDEALNISIEKLKHQPEFYQRGMNFVHKSIAKRVVENIIQQDLKLVKEGNRLEIIELEKEFENLEFFLDDDKADSVKFRGFIDRIDRLNGTLRVIDYKTGKAKNLNLTFVARGNNKTETLLMDDKFKQALQLCIYLYYIQNQPDLHVSQVEAGIWSFAEVNSGVQVLNFNDGDLDSAMISIKNLILDILNPEKAFEEKLKADFEF, encoded by the coding sequence TTGCAGAACTCATTTCTCAACAGAATTATCACCGAATTGCTTTTCCAAAACAAGGATTTGTCACAGTTTACAATCGTTCTTCCTGGTAAAAGGCCGGTGGTTTTCATCAAAAGAATTTTGGCAGAAAAAGAATATTCCGGTTTGCTGCCCGATTTTCTCACCATCGAAGAACTGATTCAAAAAATTGCCGGTCAGCAACAGATTCAGGGGATTGCGCTATGGCTTTTTGCTTTTGAAGTGTACCGGAATATTTACGAAGAAGATTTTTCAAACTTTCTGAAGTGGTTTCAGACATTGTTGAAGGACTGGGATGATATTTTGAAATTTGCCGATGATGAAAGGGAAGTGCTGGATTACATGTTTGCTGAGGAACGCATTAAAAACTGGGGCGAAAATCTGGGCGAACACACCGAGACCAGAAAACGCAACCTCGATTTCTGGAGAAAAATGAATGTATTTCTTCCTGAGTTAAAGAAAAAACTCCATGAAAAAGGATGGGCGACTTCGGGAATGATACACAAAATTGCCAGAGAAAATATTGAAAATTTCACACAAAATACACAGGATAAACTGGTGTTTTGCGGCTTCAATGCTTTTACGCCCGTTGAAGAATCGTTGGTGAGAAACCTTTTGCAGTGGGACAAAGCACAGTGTTTTTTTCAGGCAGACCAATATTATATTCAGGACGAAAGGCAGGAAGCCGGAAAATTTCTCCGCAAGCACCGAAACTGGAAAGAATTCAATGAAAATCGGGATTTTAAATGGATTGATGCCGAATTCAGCCATCCTAAAAACATAAAAGTTTTTGAAGTTTCCGGAAACATCACGCAGACGAAAGTTCTGCCGGAAATTTTCAAAGAAATACATTCTGAAAATCTTAGTGATACCGCAGTCGTTTTGTTGGATGAAAACCTGTTGCCTGCAAGTTTAGACGCTTTGAATTCTGTCGAAAACCTGAATATTACGATGGGTTTCCCGCTGAAAAATCTGGCCTTCAGCAACGCGGTGAAGCATATTTTTTATATTCAGAAGCAACTTGAAAAAAACACCGGTTCTTATTATTATAACGACATTCTCGCCGTTCTGGAAGCGCTGCCGAATGATAAGGGAGATGCTGAGATCATCTCCAAATTCAATGCCGAGATAACAGAGCGAAATATGGTTTATCTATCTGCAAGCCGTTTGCAGGAGATGCTTGGCAATCTATCATTTTTTGAATTATTTCAGAAAGCTGAAAATGCCCCGCAATATCTTGATTTACTGGTTAAGTTCTGTCTGAAGTTGAAATTCAAAAATTTGGATGATATTCAGTTTGAGAACATTTCACACTTCGAGAAATCTTTCAGGATTATCAAAAATCAGATTTCGACTTATACTTTTCCAATAAAAATGGAAACGCTGGAAGTTCTGATCAACAATCTTGTGAATACGGAAACCATTGATTTTAAGGGAGAGCCGCTTCAAGGACTGCAGATTATGGGGCTTTTGGAAACCCGTTTGCTGAACTTCAAAAACGTGATCATGCTTTCGGTGAACGAAGGTAAATTACCGCTCGGAAATTCGCAAAACACCTATCTGCCGTTTGATGTGAGGGAAAAACACAAGCTTCACACCTTCCTCGAGAATGACAGTATATATGCTTATCATTTTTACAGACTGATTCAGGAATCTGAAAATGTTTATCTGATGTACAACGCCCTCACTTCGGGCGTAAACACCGGTGAAAAGAGCAGATTTATCACCCAGCTCGAAATGGAAAATCCGCACAGGATTGAAGAAATTATTATCGAAAATACTTCCGAACCGGTAGATGCTCAACCTATAAAAATCATAAAAACTTCTTCTGTTTTGGAAAGGCTGGAGGAATGGAAGGAGAGCGTTTCTGCGTCGCACCTTACAGGTTATCTTTATGATCCGGTTCAGTTTTATCTGAATTATGTATTAAAAACCCGTGAATCCGATGAAATTGAAGAAGAATTATCCCAGCGAAATTATGGAAATCTGGTACATTTTTCACTTCAAGTGCTTTATGAACGTATTAAAGGTAAAGTATTAACGGAAAAGGATTTACATGATTTAATTACTCAAATAGATGAAGCTTTAAACATTTCTATTGAAAAACTGAAACATCAGCCGGAATTTTATCAGCGGGGAATGAATTTTGTTCATAAATCCATCGCCAAACGTGTGGTGGAAAACATCATTCAGCAGGATTTAAAACTGGTAAAAGAAGGAAACAGACTTGAAATTATCGAGCTGGAAAAAGAATTTGAAAACCTTGAATTTTTCCTGGATGATGATAAGGCAGATTCTGTTAAGTTCCGGGGTTTTATTGACCGGATTGACCGGCTTAACGGAACGCTGAGAGTCATCGACTACAAAACCGGAAAGGCAAAAAATTTAAATTTGACATTTGTTGCCAGGGGTAATAACAAAACCGAAACACTGCTTATGGACGATAAATTCAAACAGGCACTGCAACTCTGTATTTATCTTTATTACATTCAAAATCAGCCGGATTTGCACGTTTCACAGGTTGAGGCCGGAATTTGGTCTTTTGCTGAAGTTAACAGTGGCGTCCAGGTTCTAAACTTTAATGACGGCGATTTGGACTCCGCAATGATTTCAATTAAAAACCTGATCCTTGACATTCTGAACCCTGAAAAAGCTTTCGAAGAAAAGCTGAAAGCAGATTTTGAGTTCTAA
- a CDS encoding DUF1569 domain-containing protein gives MKQRLSQLTECSEKKWGKMKPAQMLRHCDRIIQISTGKIILPKINLLFRTVGIITKLEMRLLNNGIPPNMPTFKCVVITENCNFDKTREELLATLEDFLQKAAENNLLSEHALFGTMNVKDWGFMHYKHLNHHLKQFGL, from the coding sequence ATAAAACAAAGATTATCACAACTCACAGAATGTTCTGAAAAAAAATGGGGCAAAATGAAACCCGCACAGATGCTGCGACATTGTGACAGAATTATACAGATTTCCACCGGGAAAATTATTTTGCCAAAAATCAATTTGCTGTTTAGGACTGTCGGCATTATCACAAAACTTGAAATGAGGCTGCTGAATAATGGGATTCCACCTAATATGCCGACTTTCAAATGTGTTGTTATCACAGAAAATTGTAATTTTGATAAAACCAGAGAAGAACTTTTAGCTACGCTCGAAGATTTTTTGCAAAAAGCAGCAGAAAATAACCTGCTCTCGGAACATGCGCTTTTTGGAACAATGAATGTCAAAGATTGGGGATTTATGCACTACAAGCACCTTAACCATCATTTAAAACAGTTTGGATTATGA
- a CDS encoding NUDIX hydrolase, which yields MKKIDDSKNRQFLLDLINTKDFVENLSVDCAIFGFHEDKLKVLLLKYHDLDLWSIPGGFIFNDEDLREAAERVLYERTHLSGLFLSQFHTFGRRNRTENNVHQILLKNKGIEVPENHWIYNRFITVGYCSLIDYTLSETFPDAFNESIEWFDVDKLPQMAFDHERIISEGLQHIRKNLDTQLVAYNLLPEKFTMNDLQKLYETVLGEKFRRNNFQRKMLSLGTLERLEKFFDGSPNKAPYLYKFKESEINFSD from the coding sequence ATGAAGAAAATTGATGATTCAAAAAACAGGCAATTCCTTCTTGACTTAATCAATACTAAAGACTTTGTTGAAAATCTCTCCGTCGACTGTGCGATATTTGGCTTTCATGAAGATAAACTCAAAGTTCTGCTTTTAAAATACCATGATCTGGACTTATGGTCCATTCCCGGTGGCTTTATTTTTAATGATGAAGATCTTCGCGAAGCTGCGGAAAGGGTTTTATATGAAAGAACCCATTTGAGTGGACTGTTCCTCAGTCAGTTTCATACGTTCGGACGCAGAAACAGAACCGAAAACAATGTTCATCAAATTCTGCTAAAAAATAAAGGTATCGAAGTACCTGAGAACCATTGGATTTATAACCGTTTCATCACGGTGGGTTACTGCAGTTTGATCGATTATACTTTGTCCGAGACTTTTCCGGATGCCTTCAACGAATCGATTGAATGGTTTGATGTGGATAAGCTTCCGCAAATGGCTTTTGATCACGAAAGAATCATCAGTGAAGGTTTGCAGCACATCCGGAAAAATCTTGACACACAGCTTGTTGCCTATAACCTTTTGCCTGAAAAATTCACAATGAATGATCTGCAGAAGCTCTATGAGACAGTTTTGGGCGAAAAATTCCGCCGAAATAATTTCCAGCGCAAAATGTTGAGTCTGGGAACATTGGAAAGGCTTGAAAAATTCTTCGACGGTTCACCAAACAAGGCACCTTATCTTTATAAATTCAAAGAAAGTGAAATCAATTTTTCGGATTAA
- the rsmG gene encoding 16S rRNA (guanine(527)-N(7))-methyltransferase RsmG, translating into MAIDLILKYFPEISEAQKLQFEKLEELYTEWNAKINVISRKDMESLYEKHILHSLGIAKIMEFAPGTKVLDIGTGGGFPGIPLAILFPEVQFTLTDSIGKKITVVNAVAEGIGLKNVTGIHGRAEKLKEKFHFVVSRAVTQMPEFLRWLKGKFEKEQFNPKHNGVLYLKGGDLAEELAGIKCEIFNLKNYFEEEFFDTKKVVYLSKGNFNS; encoded by the coding sequence ATGGCCATAGATCTTATTTTAAAATATTTCCCTGAAATCTCCGAAGCGCAGAAACTCCAGTTTGAAAAATTGGAAGAACTTTATACAGAATGGAATGCAAAAATCAACGTGATTTCCCGAAAAGATATGGAGTCGCTCTATGAAAAACACATTTTGCACTCTCTGGGAATTGCAAAAATTATGGAATTTGCACCGGGGACCAAAGTTCTGGATATCGGTACTGGCGGTGGATTTCCCGGAATTCCGCTGGCAATTTTGTTTCCTGAAGTACAGTTTACGCTCACTGATTCCATAGGCAAAAAAATTACGGTTGTGAATGCAGTAGCTGAGGGTATCGGACTAAAAAATGTAACCGGAATTCATGGCAGAGCCGAGAAACTAAAAGAAAAATTTCATTTTGTAGTAAGCCGCGCAGTAACGCAGATGCCGGAGTTTCTGCGTTGGCTGAAAGGTAAATTTGAAAAGGAACAGTTCAATCCGAAACATAACGGTGTTTTATATTTGAAGGGCGGAGATCTCGCGGAAGAACTTGCCGGCATAAAATGTGAAATTTTTAACCTGAAAAATTATTTTGAAGAAGAATTTTTCGATACCAAAAAAGTGGTTTATCTCTCGAAAGGAAATTTTAATTCATAA
- a CDS encoding acyl-CoA dehydrogenase family protein — protein sequence MSYYPLNSIPDYYFLDTLLTEEHQLIRQSVRDWVESFVMPKIDQAAQDHTDLPNLMKELGNIGALGPYIPEEYGGAGLDQISYGLIMQELERGDSAVRSAASVQSSLVMFPIFEYGSEDQKRKYLPKLAAGEMIGAFGLTEPNHGSDPGSMETHFTDNGDHYLLNGAKMWITNAPLCDIAVVWAKNEEGKVHGLVIERGMEGFTTPETHNKWSLRASKTGELVFDNVKVPKENLLPNVSGLKGPLSCLNSARYGISWGVIGAAIDCYCTAVQYSKERKQFGKPIASFQLQQKKLAEFLTEITKAQLLCWQLGNLKNEHKASPAQISMAKRNNVKMSIDIARESRQMLGGMGIMGEFPMMRHAANLESVITYEGTHDIHLLITGMDITGINAFS from the coding sequence ATGTCCTATTATCCTTTAAATTCTATCCCGGATTACTATTTCTTAGACACTTTACTTACTGAAGAACACCAACTTATACGCCAGTCAGTTCGCGATTGGGTGGAAAGTTTTGTAATGCCTAAAATCGACCAAGCCGCACAAGACCACACCGATTTGCCAAATCTGATGAAAGAACTTGGAAATATTGGCGCTCTCGGCCCTTATATTCCGGAAGAATACGGTGGTGCAGGACTGGATCAAATTTCCTACGGACTCATCATGCAGGAGCTTGAAAGAGGCGATTCTGCCGTACGTTCCGCAGCATCAGTACAGAGTTCTCTCGTTATGTTCCCGATTTTCGAATACGGTTCTGAAGATCAAAAAAGAAAATATTTACCAAAACTGGCAGCAGGTGAAATGATCGGCGCTTTCGGGCTTACAGAGCCAAATCACGGCTCGGATCCGGGTTCTATGGAAACTCATTTTACAGACAACGGTGATCATTATTTGCTCAACGGTGCCAAAATGTGGATCACCAATGCCCCGCTTTGCGACATCGCTGTGGTTTGGGCAAAAAATGAGGAAGGAAAAGTGCACGGACTTGTGATAGAACGAGGAATGGAAGGCTTCACAACTCCAGAAACTCACAATAAATGGTCGCTCCGCGCATCCAAAACGGGTGAATTGGTTTTCGACAATGTAAAAGTTCCGAAAGAGAATTTGTTGCCAAATGTTTCAGGGTTGAAAGGGCCACTGTCCTGCTTGAATTCAGCACGTTACGGAATTTCCTGGGGCGTTATTGGTGCGGCAATCGACTGCTATTGCACAGCTGTTCAATATTCCAAAGAAAGAAAACAGTTCGGTAAACCCATTGCCTCTTTCCAGTTGCAGCAGAAAAAACTGGCGGAATTTTTAACCGAAATCACCAAAGCGCAGCTTCTTTGTTGGCAGCTCGGAAACCTTAAAAACGAACATAAAGCCTCTCCTGCACAAATCTCGATGGCAAAAAGAAATAACGTGAAAATGTCAATTGATATCGCCAGAGAATCACGGCAAATGCTTGGCGGAATGGGTATTATGGGCGAGTTCCCAATGATGCGCCACGCTGCAAACCTGGAATCCGTAATCACTTACGAAGGTACCCACGACATTCATTTGTTGATCACAGGCATGGATATTACAGGAATCAACGCTTTTTCCTGA
- the pncA gene encoding bifunctional nicotinamidase/pyrazinamidase, whose translation MKKALIVVDVQNDFCEGGALAVPAANSVIPYINLLMDENEYDQIVFTQDWHPKDHKSFASTNGKNVGETINLNGIPQFMWPDHCVQGTFGAEFHRDLNVSKATHIIQKGKNTEFDSYSGFQDNNHFMKTGLEDFLKYHDIQLVEIVGLALDYCVKYTCIDAVNAGFITCLHFNGTKAVNVKPENGRDAIYQMLESGVTVLG comes from the coding sequence ATGAAAAAAGCCCTAATAGTCGTAGATGTACAGAATGATTTTTGTGAAGGCGGCGCACTTGCAGTTCCGGCAGCTAACAGCGTAATTCCATATATCAACCTTTTGATGGATGAAAATGAATATGACCAAATCGTTTTCACGCAGGACTGGCATCCGAAAGATCATAAAAGTTTTGCATCTACAAACGGTAAAAATGTCGGCGAGACCATCAACCTAAACGGAATTCCGCAGTTTATGTGGCCAGACCATTGTGTGCAGGGAACTTTCGGTGCTGAATTTCACAGGGATTTAAACGTTTCCAAAGCCACACACATCATCCAAAAAGGGAAAAACACTGAATTTGACAGCTACAGCGGCTTCCAGGATAACAACCACTTTATGAAAACCGGTCTGGAAGATTTCCTGAAATATCATGACATTCAGCTCGTCGAAATCGTAGGTTTAGCTCTGGATTATTGCGTTAAATATACCTGTATTGACGCGGTGAATGCAGGATTCATAACCTGTCTGCACTTTAACGGGACAAAGGCAGTAAATGTAAAGCCGGAGAACGGGCGCGATGCAATCTACCAGATGCTTGAAAGCGGCGTCACCGTTTTAGGTTAA